A stretch of Brassica rapa cultivar Chiifu-401-42 chromosome A08, CAAS_Brap_v3.01, whole genome shotgun sequence DNA encodes these proteins:
- the LOC103832531 gene encoding uncharacterized protein LOC103832531 isoform X5 — protein sequence MASLSPSSSCLLRNLILTPSPHPFSRPIFVGGSRRRHLVQRLSALREWREYEDAVKRKDLAGALRFLKTVQVIDKQAAESINIAAAPALDWEVLDACLNADDMRLVGSAFRFLKDRGLLPNFAKFSNIVLEGPREVTPTVLKSATGLEVNKLAPKKWGLSDSSSIALAAFLGGVSYLLSQDIDLRPNLAAILGLAFLDSLLLGGTCFAQISCFWPPHKRRVIVHEAGHLLVASLCCGAAYLMGCPIRGVILDPIVAMQMGVQGQAGTQFWDQKMESEIAEGRLSGSSFDSMVLFAGIAAEALVYGEAEGGENDENLFRSISVLLEPPLSVAQMSNQARWSVLQSYNLLKWHKAAHRAAVEALQVGSPLSIVIRRIEEAMSPSR from the exons ATGGCCTCCTTGTCTCCGTCGTCGTCGTGTCTCCTCAGAAACCTCATTCTGACGCCTTCTCCTCATCCCTTTTCCCGGCCAATCTTTGTGGGCGGCTCACGGAGGAGGCATCTGGTGCAGAGACTCAGCGCGCTCAGGGAATGGAGGGAGTACGAAGACGCTGTCAAGAGAAAAGATCTGGCCGGGGCTCTCAGATTCCTCAAAACCGTCCAAGTCATCGATAAACAGGCAGCTGAATCCATAAATATTGCGGCGGCACCGGCTCTTGATTGGGAGGTGTTGGATGCGTGTTTGAATGCAGATGATATGAGACTGGTTGGGAGTGCTTTTAGGTTTCTCAAGGACAGAGGTCTACTCCCCAACTTCGCCAAGTTTTCCAATATTG TTCTGGAGGGCCCAAGAGAAGTCACACCTACTGTCCTCAAGTCTGCAACTGGCTTGGAAG TGAATAAACTTGCACCCAAGAAGTGGGGTCTCTCTGATAGCTCCAGCATTGCTCTCGCTGCTTTTCTCGGTGGAGTCTCCTATCTTCTTTCTCAGGACATTGATCTCCGCCCTAACCTTGCTGCCATTTTGGGTCTTGCTTTTTTGGATTCCCTTCTTCTCGGTGGTACCTGCTTTGCCCAAATCTCATGCTTCTGGCCTCCCCATAAGCGTCGTGTCATTGTTCACGAAGCTGGTCATCTTCTTGTTG CTTCTCTGTGCTGTGGTGCAGCATACCTCATGGGCTGCCCTATCCGTGGTGTCATTTTGGATCCCATTGTTGCCATGCAAATGGGAGTTCAGGGACAG GCTGGAACCCAGTTCTGGGATCAAAAGATGGAGAGTGAGATTGCTGAGGGGCGGCTTAGCGGTAGCTCATTTGATAG CATGGTTCTTTTTGCTGGTATTGCAGCTGAAGCACTTGTTTATGGTGAGGCTGAGGGTGGGGAGAATGATGAAAATCTCTTCAGGAGCATCTCAGTTCTTCTCGAACCACCATTATCCGTAGCTCAG ATGTCGAATCAAGCCAGGTGGTCTGTCCTACAATCTTACAATCTGCTCAAGTGGCACAAGGCGGCACATCGGGCCGCTGTTGAAGCTTTGCAAGTGGGAAGTCCTCTTAGCATTGTGATACGAAGGATTGAGGAAGCTATGTCTCCAAGCAGGTGA
- the LOC103832531 gene encoding uncharacterized protein LOC103832531 isoform X4: MASLSPSSSCLLRNLILTPSPHPFSRPIFVGGSRRRHLVQRLSALREWREYEDAVKRKDLAGALRFLKTVQVIDKQAAESINIAAAPALDWEVLDACLNADDMRLVGSAFRFLKDRGLLPNFAKFSNIVLEGPREVTPTVLKSATGLEVNKLAPKKWGLSDSSSIALAAFLGGVSYLLSQDIDLRPNLAAILGLAFLDSLLLGGTCFAQISCFWPPHKRRVIVHEAGHLLVASLCCGAAYLMGCPIRGVILDPIVAMQMGVQGQAGTQFWDQKMESEIAEGRLSGSSFDRYSMVLFAGIAAEALVYGEAEGGENDENLFRSISVLLEPPLSVAQMSNQARWSVLQSYNLLKWHKAAHRAAVEALQVGSPLSIVIRRIEEAMSPSR, encoded by the exons ATGGCCTCCTTGTCTCCGTCGTCGTCGTGTCTCCTCAGAAACCTCATTCTGACGCCTTCTCCTCATCCCTTTTCCCGGCCAATCTTTGTGGGCGGCTCACGGAGGAGGCATCTGGTGCAGAGACTCAGCGCGCTCAGGGAATGGAGGGAGTACGAAGACGCTGTCAAGAGAAAAGATCTGGCCGGGGCTCTCAGATTCCTCAAAACCGTCCAAGTCATCGATAAACAGGCAGCTGAATCCATAAATATTGCGGCGGCACCGGCTCTTGATTGGGAGGTGTTGGATGCGTGTTTGAATGCAGATGATATGAGACTGGTTGGGAGTGCTTTTAGGTTTCTCAAGGACAGAGGTCTACTCCCCAACTTCGCCAAGTTTTCCAATATTG TTCTGGAGGGCCCAAGAGAAGTCACACCTACTGTCCTCAAGTCTGCAACTGGCTTGGAAG TGAATAAACTTGCACCCAAGAAGTGGGGTCTCTCTGATAGCTCCAGCATTGCTCTCGCTGCTTTTCTCGGTGGAGTCTCCTATCTTCTTTCTCAGGACATTGATCTCCGCCCTAACCTTGCTGCCATTTTGGGTCTTGCTTTTTTGGATTCCCTTCTTCTCGGTGGTACCTGCTTTGCCCAAATCTCATGCTTCTGGCCTCCCCATAAGCGTCGTGTCATTGTTCACGAAGCTGGTCATCTTCTTGTTG CTTCTCTGTGCTGTGGTGCAGCATACCTCATGGGCTGCCCTATCCGTGGTGTCATTTTGGATCCCATTGTTGCCATGCAAATGGGAGTTCAGGGACAG GCTGGAACCCAGTTCTGGGATCAAAAGATGGAGAGTGAGATTGCTGAGGGGCGGCTTAGCGGTAGCTCATTTGATAG GTATAGCATGGTTCTTTTTGCTGGTATTGCAGCTGAAGCACTTGTTTATGGTGAGGCTGAGGGTGGGGAGAATGATGAAAATCTCTTCAGGAGCATCTCAGTTCTTCTCGAACCACCATTATCCGTAGCTCAG ATGTCGAATCAAGCCAGGTGGTCTGTCCTACAATCTTACAATCTGCTCAAGTGGCACAAGGCGGCACATCGGGCCGCTGTTGAAGCTTTGCAAGTGGGAAGTCCTCTTAGCATTGTGATACGAAGGATTGAGGAAGCTATGTCTCCAAGCAGGTGA
- the LOC103832531 gene encoding uncharacterized protein LOC103832531 isoform X7 translates to MASLSPSSSCLLRNLILTPSPHPFSRPIFVGGSRRRHLVQRLSALREWREYEDAVKRKDLAGALRFLKTVQVIDKQAAESINIAAAPALDWEVLDACLNADDMRLVGSAFRFLKDRGLLPNFAKFSNIVLEGPREVTPTVLKSATGLEVNKLAPKKWGLSDSSSIALAAFLGGVSYLLSQDIDLRPNLAAILGLAFLDSLLLGGTCFAQISCFWPPHKRRVIVHEAGHLLVAYLMGCPIRGVILDPIVAMQMGVQGQAGTQFWDQKMESEIAEGRLSGSSFDSMVLFAGIAAEALVYGEAEGGENDENLFRSISVLLEPPLSVAQMSNQARWSVLQSYNLLKWHKAAHRAAVEALQVGSPLSIVIRRIEEAMSPSR, encoded by the exons ATGGCCTCCTTGTCTCCGTCGTCGTCGTGTCTCCTCAGAAACCTCATTCTGACGCCTTCTCCTCATCCCTTTTCCCGGCCAATCTTTGTGGGCGGCTCACGGAGGAGGCATCTGGTGCAGAGACTCAGCGCGCTCAGGGAATGGAGGGAGTACGAAGACGCTGTCAAGAGAAAAGATCTGGCCGGGGCTCTCAGATTCCTCAAAACCGTCCAAGTCATCGATAAACAGGCAGCTGAATCCATAAATATTGCGGCGGCACCGGCTCTTGATTGGGAGGTGTTGGATGCGTGTTTGAATGCAGATGATATGAGACTGGTTGGGAGTGCTTTTAGGTTTCTCAAGGACAGAGGTCTACTCCCCAACTTCGCCAAGTTTTCCAATATTG TTCTGGAGGGCCCAAGAGAAGTCACACCTACTGTCCTCAAGTCTGCAACTGGCTTGGAAG TGAATAAACTTGCACCCAAGAAGTGGGGTCTCTCTGATAGCTCCAGCATTGCTCTCGCTGCTTTTCTCGGTGGAGTCTCCTATCTTCTTTCTCAGGACATTGATCTCCGCCCTAACCTTGCTGCCATTTTGGGTCTTGCTTTTTTGGATTCCCTTCTTCTCGGTGGTACCTGCTTTGCCCAAATCTCATGCTTCTGGCCTCCCCATAAGCGTCGTGTCATTGTTCACGAAGCTGGTCATCTTCTTGTTG CATACCTCATGGGCTGCCCTATCCGTGGTGTCATTTTGGATCCCATTGTTGCCATGCAAATGGGAGTTCAGGGACAG GCTGGAACCCAGTTCTGGGATCAAAAGATGGAGAGTGAGATTGCTGAGGGGCGGCTTAGCGGTAGCTCATTTGATAG CATGGTTCTTTTTGCTGGTATTGCAGCTGAAGCACTTGTTTATGGTGAGGCTGAGGGTGGGGAGAATGATGAAAATCTCTTCAGGAGCATCTCAGTTCTTCTCGAACCACCATTATCCGTAGCTCAG ATGTCGAATCAAGCCAGGTGGTCTGTCCTACAATCTTACAATCTGCTCAAGTGGCACAAGGCGGCACATCGGGCCGCTGTTGAAGCTTTGCAAGTGGGAAGTCCTCTTAGCATTGTGATACGAAGGATTGAGGAAGCTATGTCTCCAAGCAGGTGA
- the LOC103832531 gene encoding uncharacterized protein LOC103832531 isoform X6, whose translation MASLSPSSSCLLRNLILTPSPHPFSRPIFVGGSRRRHLVQRLSALREWREYEDAVKRKDLAGALRFLKTVQVIDKQAAESINIAAAPALDWEVLDACLNADDMRLVGSAFRFLKDRGLLPNFAKFSNIVLEGPREVTPTVLKSATGLEVNKLAPKKWGLSDSSSIALAAFLGGVSYLLSQDIDLRPNLAAILGLAFLDSLLLGGTCFAQISCFWPPHKRRVIVHEAGHLLVAYLMGCPIRGVILDPIVAMQMGVQGQAGTQFWDQKMESEIAEGRLSGSSFDRYSMVLFAGIAAEALVYGEAEGGENDENLFRSISVLLEPPLSVAQMSNQARWSVLQSYNLLKWHKAAHRAAVEALQVGSPLSIVIRRIEEAMSPSR comes from the exons ATGGCCTCCTTGTCTCCGTCGTCGTCGTGTCTCCTCAGAAACCTCATTCTGACGCCTTCTCCTCATCCCTTTTCCCGGCCAATCTTTGTGGGCGGCTCACGGAGGAGGCATCTGGTGCAGAGACTCAGCGCGCTCAGGGAATGGAGGGAGTACGAAGACGCTGTCAAGAGAAAAGATCTGGCCGGGGCTCTCAGATTCCTCAAAACCGTCCAAGTCATCGATAAACAGGCAGCTGAATCCATAAATATTGCGGCGGCACCGGCTCTTGATTGGGAGGTGTTGGATGCGTGTTTGAATGCAGATGATATGAGACTGGTTGGGAGTGCTTTTAGGTTTCTCAAGGACAGAGGTCTACTCCCCAACTTCGCCAAGTTTTCCAATATTG TTCTGGAGGGCCCAAGAGAAGTCACACCTACTGTCCTCAAGTCTGCAACTGGCTTGGAAG TGAATAAACTTGCACCCAAGAAGTGGGGTCTCTCTGATAGCTCCAGCATTGCTCTCGCTGCTTTTCTCGGTGGAGTCTCCTATCTTCTTTCTCAGGACATTGATCTCCGCCCTAACCTTGCTGCCATTTTGGGTCTTGCTTTTTTGGATTCCCTTCTTCTCGGTGGTACCTGCTTTGCCCAAATCTCATGCTTCTGGCCTCCCCATAAGCGTCGTGTCATTGTTCACGAAGCTGGTCATCTTCTTGTTG CATACCTCATGGGCTGCCCTATCCGTGGTGTCATTTTGGATCCCATTGTTGCCATGCAAATGGGAGTTCAGGGACAG GCTGGAACCCAGTTCTGGGATCAAAAGATGGAGAGTGAGATTGCTGAGGGGCGGCTTAGCGGTAGCTCATTTGATAG GTATAGCATGGTTCTTTTTGCTGGTATTGCAGCTGAAGCACTTGTTTATGGTGAGGCTGAGGGTGGGGAGAATGATGAAAATCTCTTCAGGAGCATCTCAGTTCTTCTCGAACCACCATTATCCGTAGCTCAG ATGTCGAATCAAGCCAGGTGGTCTGTCCTACAATCTTACAATCTGCTCAAGTGGCACAAGGCGGCACATCGGGCCGCTGTTGAAGCTTTGCAAGTGGGAAGTCCTCTTAGCATTGTGATACGAAGGATTGAGGAAGCTATGTCTCCAAGCAGGTGA
- the LOC103832531 gene encoding uncharacterized protein LOC103832531 isoform X3, with translation MASLSPSSSCLLRNLILTPSPHPFSRPIFVGGSRRRHLVQRLSALREWREYEDAVKRKDLAGALRFLKTVQVIDKQAAESINIAAAPALDWEVLDACLNADDMRLVGSAFRFLKDRGLLPNFAKFSNIVLEGPREVTPTVLKSATGLEVNKLAPKKWGLSDSSSIALAAFLGGVSYLLSQDIDLRPNLAAILGLAFLDSLLLGGTCFAQISCFWPPHKRRVIVHEAGHLLVAYLMGCPIRGVILDPIVAMQMGVQGQVLFTLYASMMCDSMHLSATNATVFCTRLSSQAGTQFWDQKMESEIAEGRLSGSSFDRYSMVLFAGIAAEALVYGEAEGGENDENLFRSISVLLEPPLSVAQMSNQARWSVLQSYNLLKWHKAAHRAAVEALQVGSPLSIVIRRIEEAMSPSR, from the exons ATGGCCTCCTTGTCTCCGTCGTCGTCGTGTCTCCTCAGAAACCTCATTCTGACGCCTTCTCCTCATCCCTTTTCCCGGCCAATCTTTGTGGGCGGCTCACGGAGGAGGCATCTGGTGCAGAGACTCAGCGCGCTCAGGGAATGGAGGGAGTACGAAGACGCTGTCAAGAGAAAAGATCTGGCCGGGGCTCTCAGATTCCTCAAAACCGTCCAAGTCATCGATAAACAGGCAGCTGAATCCATAAATATTGCGGCGGCACCGGCTCTTGATTGGGAGGTGTTGGATGCGTGTTTGAATGCAGATGATATGAGACTGGTTGGGAGTGCTTTTAGGTTTCTCAAGGACAGAGGTCTACTCCCCAACTTCGCCAAGTTTTCCAATATTG TTCTGGAGGGCCCAAGAGAAGTCACACCTACTGTCCTCAAGTCTGCAACTGGCTTGGAAG TGAATAAACTTGCACCCAAGAAGTGGGGTCTCTCTGATAGCTCCAGCATTGCTCTCGCTGCTTTTCTCGGTGGAGTCTCCTATCTTCTTTCTCAGGACATTGATCTCCGCCCTAACCTTGCTGCCATTTTGGGTCTTGCTTTTTTGGATTCCCTTCTTCTCGGTGGTACCTGCTTTGCCCAAATCTCATGCTTCTGGCCTCCCCATAAGCGTCGTGTCATTGTTCACGAAGCTGGTCATCTTCTTGTTG CATACCTCATGGGCTGCCCTATCCGTGGTGTCATTTTGGATCCCATTGTTGCCATGCAAATGGGAGTTCAGGGACAGGTTCTTTTCACTTTGTATGCTTCAATGATGTGTGATTCTATGCACCTTTCAGCTACAAATGCAACCGTTTTCTGTACTCGATTGTCATCGCAGGCTGGAACCCAGTTCTGGGATCAAAAGATGGAGAGTGAGATTGCTGAGGGGCGGCTTAGCGGTAGCTCATTTGATAG GTATAGCATGGTTCTTTTTGCTGGTATTGCAGCTGAAGCACTTGTTTATGGTGAGGCTGAGGGTGGGGAGAATGATGAAAATCTCTTCAGGAGCATCTCAGTTCTTCTCGAACCACCATTATCCGTAGCTCAG ATGTCGAATCAAGCCAGGTGGTCTGTCCTACAATCTTACAATCTGCTCAAGTGGCACAAGGCGGCACATCGGGCCGCTGTTGAAGCTTTGCAAGTGGGAAGTCCTCTTAGCATTGTGATACGAAGGATTGAGGAAGCTATGTCTCCAAGCAGGTGA
- the LOC103832531 gene encoding uncharacterized protein LOC103832531 isoform X2 — protein MASLSPSSSCLLRNLILTPSPHPFSRPIFVGGSRRRHLVQRLSALREWREYEDAVKRKDLAGALRFLKTVQVIDKQAAESINIAAAPALDWEVLDACLNADDMRLVGSAFRFLKDRGLLPNFAKFSNIVLEGPREVTPTVLKSATGLEVNKLAPKKWGLSDSSSIALAAFLGGVSYLLSQDIDLRPNLAAILGLAFLDSLLLGGTCFAQISCFWPPHKRRVIVHEAGHLLVASLCCGAAYLMGCPIRGVILDPIVAMQMGVQGQVLFTLYASMMCDSMHLSATNATVFCTRLSSQAGTQFWDQKMESEIAEGRLSGSSFDSMVLFAGIAAEALVYGEAEGGENDENLFRSISVLLEPPLSVAQMSNQARWSVLQSYNLLKWHKAAHRAAVEALQVGSPLSIVIRRIEEAMSPSR, from the exons ATGGCCTCCTTGTCTCCGTCGTCGTCGTGTCTCCTCAGAAACCTCATTCTGACGCCTTCTCCTCATCCCTTTTCCCGGCCAATCTTTGTGGGCGGCTCACGGAGGAGGCATCTGGTGCAGAGACTCAGCGCGCTCAGGGAATGGAGGGAGTACGAAGACGCTGTCAAGAGAAAAGATCTGGCCGGGGCTCTCAGATTCCTCAAAACCGTCCAAGTCATCGATAAACAGGCAGCTGAATCCATAAATATTGCGGCGGCACCGGCTCTTGATTGGGAGGTGTTGGATGCGTGTTTGAATGCAGATGATATGAGACTGGTTGGGAGTGCTTTTAGGTTTCTCAAGGACAGAGGTCTACTCCCCAACTTCGCCAAGTTTTCCAATATTG TTCTGGAGGGCCCAAGAGAAGTCACACCTACTGTCCTCAAGTCTGCAACTGGCTTGGAAG TGAATAAACTTGCACCCAAGAAGTGGGGTCTCTCTGATAGCTCCAGCATTGCTCTCGCTGCTTTTCTCGGTGGAGTCTCCTATCTTCTTTCTCAGGACATTGATCTCCGCCCTAACCTTGCTGCCATTTTGGGTCTTGCTTTTTTGGATTCCCTTCTTCTCGGTGGTACCTGCTTTGCCCAAATCTCATGCTTCTGGCCTCCCCATAAGCGTCGTGTCATTGTTCACGAAGCTGGTCATCTTCTTGTTG CTTCTCTGTGCTGTGGTGCAGCATACCTCATGGGCTGCCCTATCCGTGGTGTCATTTTGGATCCCATTGTTGCCATGCAAATGGGAGTTCAGGGACAGGTTCTTTTCACTTTGTATGCTTCAATGATGTGTGATTCTATGCACCTTTCAGCTACAAATGCAACCGTTTTCTGTACTCGATTGTCATCGCAGGCTGGAACCCAGTTCTGGGATCAAAAGATGGAGAGTGAGATTGCTGAGGGGCGGCTTAGCGGTAGCTCATTTGATAG CATGGTTCTTTTTGCTGGTATTGCAGCTGAAGCACTTGTTTATGGTGAGGCTGAGGGTGGGGAGAATGATGAAAATCTCTTCAGGAGCATCTCAGTTCTTCTCGAACCACCATTATCCGTAGCTCAG ATGTCGAATCAAGCCAGGTGGTCTGTCCTACAATCTTACAATCTGCTCAAGTGGCACAAGGCGGCACATCGGGCCGCTGTTGAAGCTTTGCAAGTGGGAAGTCCTCTTAGCATTGTGATACGAAGGATTGAGGAAGCTATGTCTCCAAGCAGGTGA
- the LOC103832531 gene encoding uncharacterized protein LOC103832531 isoform X1 produces MASLSPSSSCLLRNLILTPSPHPFSRPIFVGGSRRRHLVQRLSALREWREYEDAVKRKDLAGALRFLKTVQVIDKQAAESINIAAAPALDWEVLDACLNADDMRLVGSAFRFLKDRGLLPNFAKFSNIVLEGPREVTPTVLKSATGLEVNKLAPKKWGLSDSSSIALAAFLGGVSYLLSQDIDLRPNLAAILGLAFLDSLLLGGTCFAQISCFWPPHKRRVIVHEAGHLLVASLCCGAAYLMGCPIRGVILDPIVAMQMGVQGQVLFTLYASMMCDSMHLSATNATVFCTRLSSQAGTQFWDQKMESEIAEGRLSGSSFDRYSMVLFAGIAAEALVYGEAEGGENDENLFRSISVLLEPPLSVAQMSNQARWSVLQSYNLLKWHKAAHRAAVEALQVGSPLSIVIRRIEEAMSPSR; encoded by the exons ATGGCCTCCTTGTCTCCGTCGTCGTCGTGTCTCCTCAGAAACCTCATTCTGACGCCTTCTCCTCATCCCTTTTCCCGGCCAATCTTTGTGGGCGGCTCACGGAGGAGGCATCTGGTGCAGAGACTCAGCGCGCTCAGGGAATGGAGGGAGTACGAAGACGCTGTCAAGAGAAAAGATCTGGCCGGGGCTCTCAGATTCCTCAAAACCGTCCAAGTCATCGATAAACAGGCAGCTGAATCCATAAATATTGCGGCGGCACCGGCTCTTGATTGGGAGGTGTTGGATGCGTGTTTGAATGCAGATGATATGAGACTGGTTGGGAGTGCTTTTAGGTTTCTCAAGGACAGAGGTCTACTCCCCAACTTCGCCAAGTTTTCCAATATTG TTCTGGAGGGCCCAAGAGAAGTCACACCTACTGTCCTCAAGTCTGCAACTGGCTTGGAAG TGAATAAACTTGCACCCAAGAAGTGGGGTCTCTCTGATAGCTCCAGCATTGCTCTCGCTGCTTTTCTCGGTGGAGTCTCCTATCTTCTTTCTCAGGACATTGATCTCCGCCCTAACCTTGCTGCCATTTTGGGTCTTGCTTTTTTGGATTCCCTTCTTCTCGGTGGTACCTGCTTTGCCCAAATCTCATGCTTCTGGCCTCCCCATAAGCGTCGTGTCATTGTTCACGAAGCTGGTCATCTTCTTGTTG CTTCTCTGTGCTGTGGTGCAGCATACCTCATGGGCTGCCCTATCCGTGGTGTCATTTTGGATCCCATTGTTGCCATGCAAATGGGAGTTCAGGGACAGGTTCTTTTCACTTTGTATGCTTCAATGATGTGTGATTCTATGCACCTTTCAGCTACAAATGCAACCGTTTTCTGTACTCGATTGTCATCGCAGGCTGGAACCCAGTTCTGGGATCAAAAGATGGAGAGTGAGATTGCTGAGGGGCGGCTTAGCGGTAGCTCATTTGATAG GTATAGCATGGTTCTTTTTGCTGGTATTGCAGCTGAAGCACTTGTTTATGGTGAGGCTGAGGGTGGGGAGAATGATGAAAATCTCTTCAGGAGCATCTCAGTTCTTCTCGAACCACCATTATCCGTAGCTCAG ATGTCGAATCAAGCCAGGTGGTCTGTCCTACAATCTTACAATCTGCTCAAGTGGCACAAGGCGGCACATCGGGCCGCTGTTGAAGCTTTGCAAGTGGGAAGTCCTCTTAGCATTGTGATACGAAGGATTGAGGAAGCTATGTCTCCAAGCAGGTGA
- the LOC103832532 gene encoding SUPPRESSOR OF GAMMA RESPONSE 1-like: MAPDKLAELWFVDPERAKRRSWLVDSNGTATKITSASSQNDPHQVVWNGNPTRLCPNCQHVIDNSYEVDDWPGLPQGVKFDPSDPEIIYHLLAKSGLLGLSSHPFINEFITTVNQYDGICYALPKNLPV, from the exons ATGGCTCCTGACAAACTCGCTGAGCTTTGGTTTGTTGACCCTGAGAGAGCTAAAAG ACGATCATGGCTGGTTGATAGTAACGGCACTGCAACCAAAATAACGAGTGCATCGAGTCAGAATGACCCGCACCAAGTGGTGTGGAACGGCAATCCTACAAGACTTTGTCCCAACTGTCAGCACGTCATTGACAACAGTTAC GAAGTTGATGACTGGCCAGGCTTGCCTCAAGGTGTGAAATTCGATCCCTCTGATCCAGAGATCATCTACCATTTGCTTGCAAAATCTGGATTGTTGGGTTTAAGCTCCCACCCTTTCATTAATGAGTTCATCACAACTGTCAATCAATATGATGGAATCTGTTACGCACTTCCTAAAAACTTACCAGTCTAG
- the LOC103832533 gene encoding transcription factor MYB72, producing MGKGRAPCCDKSKVKRGPWSPKEDLTLITFIQKHGHHNWRSLPKLAGLMRCGKSCRLRWINYLRPDVKRGNFSKEEEDAIIHFHQTLGNKWSKIASFLPGRTDNEIKNVWNTHLKKRLFPNSSSYSSISCPNDRPTEADQKKNYAIVQEERNSRDNESQDPPSSSHLHGKHMHTKPELHEVNELHEIQLLLDHDDFDDITSAFLQTTETLFPVQPLDSLLQTHTLTGFHNTGGTTQEATEPQSFDHSQPEIPCGFEETNGEFDLWSQPSPNSEEFDEWLSFMDNQAYFDDFTLFGEVCL from the exons ATGGGGAAAGGAAGAGCACCATGCTGTGACAAGAGCAAAGTGAAGAGAGGGCCATGGAGCCCAAAAGAAGATCTTACTCTCATCACTTTTATTCAGAAACATGGCCATCACAATTGGAGATCTCTTCCCAAGCTTGCTG GATTGATGAGGTGTGGGAAGAGTTGTCGACTGAGATGGATAAACTATCTGAGACCGGACGTGAAGCGAGGGAACTTCAGCAAAGAGGAGGAAGATGCCATCATCCACTTCCATCAAACTCTTGGAAACAA GTGGTCAAAGATCGCGTCCTTCTTACCTGGAAGAACCGACAACGAGATAAAAAACGTGTGGAACACTCATCTCAAGAAACGACTATTTCCCAACTCATCCTCTTATTCATCCATCTCTTGCCCTAATGATCGACCCACAGAAGCAGATCAAAAGAAGAACTATGCCATCGTCCAAGAAGAACGAAATTCTAGGGATAATGAGAGCCAAGACCCACCTTCGTCGTCTCATCTCCACGGCAAACATATGCACACAAAGCCAGAGCTTCATGAGGTTAATGAACTCCACGAGATCCAACTCCTTCTCGACCATGACGACTTTGATGATATAACCTCAGCGTTTCTTCAAACAACCGAAACGTTATTTCCAGTGCAACCACTTGACTCGCTTCTTCAGACTCACACCTTAACCGGGTTTCACAATACAGGCGGAACGACTCAAGAGGCAACCGAACCACAATCatttgatcattctcaaccggaAATTCCATGCGGATTTGAAGAAACAAACGGAGAATTTGACTTGTGGTCGCAGCCTAGTCCTAATAGTGAGGAGTTTGACGAGTGGCTCAGCTTTATGGACAACCAAGCTTACTTTGATGACTTTACTTTGTTCGGAGAAGTATGCCTATGA